The genomic segment AAATTATATATAATCGTTTTTTATTTCTTATAAAGAAAAATATACATATAATCGTTAGTAAAATAATTCATGTAGATTAAAGAATGATAATTTAAAGGGTTAACTTTGAAATACAACAAAAGAGCTGATTTAAAACGTATTATTAATGCGACAAAGTATTCTTTAAAAGGACTAAAAAGTGCATATATTTATGAAGCTGCTTTTCGTCAAGAGGTGTGGTGTTGTTGTATTTTTATTCCTTTAGGCTTTATTTTTGGAGATAATGCTATTGAAAAGTCTTTACTTGTTGCATCTGTTTTGCTTGTATTAATAGTTGAACTGATAAATAGTGCAATTGAAGCTGTAGTTGATAGAGTGGGTTGTGAATTTAATGAATTATCTGGCAGAGCAAAGGACATGGGTTCTTCTGCTGTTTTTATATCAATAATATTAGCTTTTATTACTTGGTTTATTATTTTTTTATTTTAACCAATATAATTTTATTTTTTAAATACTTTAAATTTTTTATATGCAACAATGCTTAAAACAAAAGAGAATATAGAACTATTGTCTATATTAAACGATTAGAATTATTGTAGTCTTTTAAAGGCTACAATAATTCTACTTTGATTTTTTTAGTTTATTTTATTCTTTGAACTAACTTTTAATATAATAAAACCAGCAATTCCGGATATTAAAGAGCCTATTAATATTGCTAGTTTATCTGTATAAGCAAAAGCATCAGATTCATTGTAAGCTAGTCCATTTACAAACAAACTCATAGTAAAACCCACACCACAAAGAACTGCAACACCATAAAGTTGTTTAAAATTTACACCTTCTGGAATTTTAGCTATTTTTAATTTAATTGCTAAAAAACTAAATCCAAATACTCCAAGTTGCTTACCTATAAATAAACCAATCATAGTCCCAAGAGGAACAGCCGTTAATAGTTGTTCTATACCTATGCCTTTTAAAGAAATTCCTGCATTTACAAATGCAAATATTGGCAATATTGCAAAAGCAACCCAAGCATGCAAGTCGTGTTCTAGCTCTTTTAGCATAGACTTGCTTGGATTGTCTTTTTGTTTTATAGGTATAAAAAATGCAGATATAACCCCTGCTAGAGTAGCATGAACACCAGATTTTAACACACTAACCCAAAAAATTAGTCCGATTATTAAAAATGCTGCTTTACT from the Campylobacter pinnipediorum subsp. pinnipediorum genome contains:
- a CDS encoding diacylglycerol kinase encodes the protein MKYNKRADLKRIINATKYSLKGLKSAYIYEAAFRQEVWCCCIFIPLGFIFGDNAIEKSLLVASVLLVLIVELINSAIEAVVDRVGCEFNELSGRAKDMGSSAVFISIILAFITWFIIFLF